From the Microbacterium sp. W4I4 genome, one window contains:
- a CDS encoding TetR/AcrR family transcriptional regulator: protein MSISLLPPGGSRPKRADAVRNHQRLIAAAQEVLAEHGPAGITMDGLAERTGLGKGTVVRAFGSRAGIFRDLLGTDELAFQERVMRGEPPLGPGTGPVERLIAYGRARYAHLVDHLQVMRETLEPGSEVPASGVQFTQIHIRMLLAQAHIGVEDLDNLAVQLTLALEGPLLLALHAPPPATARNVGLFEDSWQTLIERVCTRPASES, encoded by the coding sequence GTGAGCATCTCCCTTCTGCCGCCCGGCGGCTCCCGCCCCAAACGGGCGGATGCGGTGCGCAATCACCAGCGGCTGATCGCCGCCGCGCAGGAGGTGCTCGCCGAGCACGGGCCGGCCGGGATCACGATGGACGGGCTCGCCGAGCGCACCGGACTCGGCAAGGGCACGGTCGTGCGCGCCTTCGGCTCCCGGGCAGGGATCTTCCGCGACCTGCTCGGCACTGACGAGCTCGCATTCCAGGAGCGCGTCATGCGGGGGGAGCCTCCATTGGGTCCGGGTACGGGTCCGGTTGAACGCCTGATCGCATACGGTCGTGCGCGCTACGCGCACCTGGTCGATCACCTGCAGGTCATGCGCGAGACGCTCGAGCCGGGCAGCGAGGTGCCCGCCTCGGGGGTGCAGTTCACTCAGATCCACATCCGGATGCTGCTCGCACAAGCGCATATCGGCGTCGAGGATCTCGACAACCTGGCGGTTCAGCTCACGCTGGCGCTGGAGGGTCCGCTGCTCCTCGCGCTGCACGCTCCGCCGCCGGCGACGGCGCGCAACGTCGGCTTGTTCGAGGACAGCTGGCAGACGCTCATCGAGCGGGTCTGCACGCGTCCTGCATCCGAGAGCTGA
- a CDS encoding DMT family transporter, protein MTEPTKPARPWIADVLLLAVAVAWGSTYLVAKVLVSDDTVLAMLAVRMSATALVLGALLLILRTRLSRTALRVGAILGILLSTVFIFETFGIAMTSATNAGVIISLTIIITPALESAVIRRRLGALFYFAGLLAVAGVYFLATGGGFTGFGVGDLLILVAAFARAVHVTAMHRLSSGRGIDSLSLTFVQMLTCAIVFLALSSVWGVPSWTYALALGPGLTVWMAYLVIVCTVFPFFIQMWAVRRTSPTRVSLLLGTEPVWAALIGVTIAGDHLGPAGIVGVVLVLIGTMWGQRLELRAPRATPVARVEG, encoded by the coding sequence TTGACTGAGCCGACGAAGCCGGCACGGCCGTGGATCGCAGACGTCCTGCTGCTCGCCGTCGCGGTCGCGTGGGGCTCGACGTACCTGGTCGCGAAGGTGCTGGTGTCCGACGACACGGTGCTCGCGATGCTCGCGGTGCGCATGTCCGCCACCGCACTCGTGCTCGGCGCGCTGCTGTTGATCCTGCGCACCCGACTCAGCCGCACGGCACTGCGTGTGGGTGCGATCCTCGGCATCCTGCTGTCGACGGTGTTCATCTTCGAGACTTTCGGCATCGCGATGACCAGCGCCACCAACGCGGGCGTGATCATCAGCCTGACGATCATCATCACGCCAGCGCTCGAATCCGCCGTGATCCGGCGGCGACTCGGAGCGCTCTTCTACTTCGCAGGCCTGCTCGCGGTCGCCGGCGTGTACTTCCTGGCGACGGGCGGTGGCTTCACCGGCTTCGGGGTGGGCGACCTCCTCATCCTGGTAGCCGCGTTCGCGCGCGCCGTGCACGTGACCGCCATGCACCGGCTGTCCAGCGGGCGCGGGATCGACTCTCTCTCGCTCACCTTCGTCCAGATGCTCACCTGCGCGATCGTCTTCCTCGCGCTGTCCAGCGTGTGGGGCGTGCCGAGCTGGACCTACGCGCTGGCACTGGGTCCGGGCCTGACGGTGTGGATGGCCTATCTCGTGATCGTCTGCACGGTGTTCCCGTTCTTCATCCAGATGTGGGCGGTGCGCCGCACTTCTCCTACTCGCGTCAGCCTGCTGCTGGGCACCGAGCCCGTGTGGGCCGCGCTGATCGGCGTGACCATCGCCGGCGATCACCTCGGCCCGGCGGGGATCGTCGGCGTGGTGCTCGTCCTCATCGGCACCATGTGGGGTCAGCGTCTCGAGCTGCGCGCGCCGCGCGCCACGCCGGTGGCCCGAGTCGAGGGGTGA
- a CDS encoding phage tail protein, with product MPYVVDFKNVSTVGLESSPVVEALAGLRANEARYFHNKYEIEFTTEPAEGTDTLAWVTKILADERGIVVSSPALEVAEPPVPGIRWAYVFYESGLAINVLYELAEGGKRAVGFKLSDGMEIPEELGAFKFARQKSKLAGTIRGSYFVIKGAYQPVD from the coding sequence ATGCCGTATGTCGTCGATTTCAAGAACGTGTCCACCGTCGGGCTCGAGTCCTCACCTGTCGTCGAAGCGCTCGCCGGGCTCCGCGCCAACGAGGCGCGTTACTTCCACAACAAGTACGAGATCGAGTTCACGACCGAGCCCGCCGAGGGCACGGACACGCTGGCCTGGGTCACGAAGATCCTGGCCGACGAGCGCGGCATCGTCGTCTCCTCCCCCGCCCTCGAAGTCGCGGAGCCGCCGGTTCCCGGCATCCGCTGGGCATACGTGTTCTACGAATCCGGCCTGGCGATCAACGTGCTCTACGAGCTGGCCGAGGGCGGCAAGCGCGCCGTGGGCTTCAAGCTGTCCGACGGCATGGAGATCCCGGAGGAGCTCGGCGCCTTCAAGTTCGCCCGGCAGAAGTCGAAGCTCGCCGGCACCATCCGCGGTTCCTACTTCGTGATCAAGGGTGCGTATCAACCCGTTGACTGA
- a CDS encoding ABC transporter ATP-binding protein, with translation MITAEGLGKRYGDKLAVDDVSFTVRPGSVTGFLGPNGAGKSTTMRMIVGLDRPTTGRVTVNGSEYSRLGAPLNEVGVLLDAKAVHTGRSARNHLRAMAATHGIPTSRVDEVIDITGIGSVARKRAGGFSLGMGQRLGIAAALLGDPHTLILDEPVNGLDPEGVRWVRQFVRHVASEGRTVLLSSHLMSEMAQTADHVIVLGRGKVLADAALPDLVRAWTTERVHVRSPRAAELASAVAGRDVEVVTSSPETLDISGLPASRIGDLAFERGIPIHELTPTSGSLEDAYLALTGESVEYRTRAVPNDGAQLEGAVA, from the coding sequence ATGATCACAGCAGAAGGCCTCGGCAAGAGGTACGGAGACAAGCTCGCGGTGGATGACGTGTCGTTCACGGTGCGCCCGGGGAGCGTCACCGGCTTCCTCGGCCCCAACGGGGCAGGCAAGTCGACCACGATGCGCATGATCGTCGGGCTCGACCGCCCCACGACCGGTCGCGTCACCGTGAACGGCAGCGAGTACAGCAGGCTGGGCGCGCCGCTGAACGAGGTGGGGGTGCTGCTCGACGCGAAGGCCGTGCACACCGGCCGCAGCGCGCGCAACCACCTGCGCGCGATGGCCGCGACCCACGGCATCCCGACCTCCCGCGTCGATGAGGTCATCGACATCACCGGCATCGGATCGGTCGCCCGCAAGCGCGCCGGCGGATTCTCGCTCGGCATGGGGCAGCGGCTCGGCATCGCCGCGGCCCTGCTCGGCGACCCGCACACGCTCATCCTCGACGAGCCGGTCAACGGCCTCGACCCCGAGGGCGTCCGCTGGGTGCGCCAGTTCGTGCGCCACGTGGCATCCGAGGGCCGCACGGTGCTCCTCTCCAGCCACCTGATGAGCGAGATGGCGCAGACCGCCGACCATGTCATCGTCCTCGGACGCGGCAAGGTGCTCGCCGACGCCGCGCTGCCCGACCTCGTGCGCGCGTGGACCACCGAGCGCGTGCACGTGCGCAGCCCGCGCGCCGCAGAACTGGCATCCGCCGTCGCCGGGCGCGACGTCGAGGTCGTCACCAGCAGCCCCGAGACCCTCGACATCTCCGGCCTGCCTGCCTCCCGCATCGGCGACCTCGCCTTCGAGCGCGGCATCCCGATCCACGAGCTCACCCCCACCAGCGGGTCGCTCGAAGACGCCTACCTCGCCCTCACCGGCGAGTCCGTCGAATACCGCACCCGCGCCGTCCCCAACGACGGCGCCCAGCTCGAAGGAGCAGTCGCATGA
- a CDS encoding ABC transporter permease, protein MTAIQARATHIPATSLRPTFVRQLRSELIKLMTVRGTWWSVAIVAALTIGIAFIVASAITPPVDNIVMAVIMPVQFTMMLAGILGVISVTGEYSTGMIRSTFTANPVRGLVVAAKATVLAAFMFVVSLVIFVIAAVGISPLAASKDMALDWADPQRVILPILAASAAMALFALLGVGIGFLLRSGAGAIAVTVGIIFVLPVIVSLLGALLHDVQWIAELGDYLPSAAAQYAILPQDGAPVSTPIAWVTLAAWPAAALLGAWAVVRGRDV, encoded by the coding sequence ATGACCGCGATCCAGGCACGCGCCACCCACATCCCCGCGACGAGCTTGCGTCCGACGTTCGTCCGCCAGCTCCGCAGCGAGCTCATCAAGCTGATGACCGTCCGCGGCACATGGTGGTCGGTCGCCATCGTCGCGGCTCTGACCATCGGGATCGCGTTCATCGTGGCATCCGCGATCACCCCGCCGGTCGACAACATCGTCATGGCGGTCATCATGCCGGTGCAGTTCACGATGATGCTCGCCGGCATCCTCGGCGTGATCTCGGTCACCGGCGAATACTCCACCGGCATGATCCGTTCCACCTTCACCGCGAACCCCGTGCGCGGCCTGGTGGTCGCCGCGAAGGCGACCGTGCTGGCCGCGTTCATGTTCGTCGTCTCCCTCGTCATCTTCGTCATCGCCGCCGTGGGCATCTCGCCTCTGGCCGCGTCCAAGGACATGGCGCTGGACTGGGCCGACCCCCAGAGGGTGATCCTGCCGATCCTCGCCGCATCCGCCGCGATGGCGCTGTTCGCCCTCCTCGGCGTCGGCATCGGCTTCCTGCTGCGCTCCGGGGCAGGCGCGATCGCCGTCACCGTCGGCATCATCTTCGTTCTGCCTGTGATCGTCAGCCTGCTCGGCGCCCTCCTTCACGACGTCCAGTGGATCGCCGAGCTCGGCGACTACCTGCCCTCCGCGGCCGCGCAGTACGCGATCCTCCCGCAGGACGGTGCACCGGTCAGCACGCCGATCGCCTGGGTCACGCTCGCCGCCTGGCCCGCCGCCGCCCTGCTGGGCGCGTGGGCCGTGGTGCGCGGACGGGACGTGTGA
- a CDS encoding metalloregulator ArsR/SmtB family transcription factor, with the protein MVTMLEVTDVTAPSGEACCAPLAKEPLTQADAEQLSITLKALADPARLRLLSIVASSEGQEACVCDLIEPVGLSQPTVSHHLKVLTEAGFLSRSKRGTWAYYRLLPGALTSVAGVLSI; encoded by the coding sequence ATGGTCACGATGCTCGAGGTCACCGACGTCACCGCTCCGAGCGGTGAGGCGTGCTGCGCTCCACTGGCGAAGGAGCCGCTCACGCAGGCGGATGCCGAACAGCTCTCGATCACCCTGAAGGCCCTCGCCGATCCCGCACGACTTCGACTGCTGTCCATCGTCGCGTCGTCGGAGGGGCAGGAGGCCTGCGTGTGCGACCTGATCGAACCCGTCGGACTCTCGCAGCCCACGGTCTCGCATCACCTGAAGGTGCTCACCGAAGCCGGGTTCCTGTCGCGCTCCAAGCGCGGCACCTGGGCGTACTACCGACTGCTGCCGGGCGCGCTGACCTCGGTCGCGGGAGTGCTGTCGATCTGA
- a CDS encoding SMP-30/gluconolactonase/LRE family protein translates to MEHGLIAEGSTLEQLATGGTWNEGPLWIPEERVVRWSDIPGNRIMRWDAATGETSVHRSEVEFTNGRMRDRDGSVVQCSHGRRRLERESAEGELTELVAHWGEHRLNSPNDVALAPDGSFWFTDPDYGIRQPREGHPGEREYGDCRVFRWSEADGLTSVIDDIVRPNGIAFSPDGTTVYVSDTAAALDDGPGHWIRAYDVHGATASGGRHFASIEVGLSDGIAVDVDGRVWSSAGDGVHVYSSSGEELLFIPVPEVVANLCFGGDDGDELFIAATASLYRIRTTTREARFL, encoded by the coding sequence ATGGAACACGGATTGATCGCCGAGGGGTCGACGCTGGAGCAGTTGGCGACCGGCGGCACGTGGAACGAGGGTCCGCTGTGGATTCCGGAGGAACGGGTCGTGCGCTGGAGCGACATCCCCGGCAACCGGATCATGCGGTGGGATGCGGCGACCGGCGAGACATCCGTGCACCGCTCCGAGGTCGAGTTCACGAACGGGCGGATGCGGGACCGCGACGGCAGCGTCGTGCAGTGCTCGCACGGCCGCCGACGCCTCGAGCGGGAGTCGGCCGAGGGCGAGCTCACCGAGCTCGTCGCGCACTGGGGCGAGCATCGCCTCAACTCCCCGAACGACGTGGCCCTCGCGCCCGACGGCTCGTTCTGGTTCACCGACCCCGACTACGGCATCCGGCAGCCCCGGGAGGGCCATCCCGGCGAGCGCGAATACGGCGACTGCCGGGTGTTCCGATGGTCCGAGGCAGACGGCCTCACCTCCGTCATCGACGACATCGTCCGCCCCAACGGCATCGCCTTCTCCCCGGACGGGACGACGGTGTACGTCTCCGACACCGCAGCGGCTCTCGACGACGGACCCGGGCACTGGATCCGCGCCTACGACGTGCACGGCGCCACCGCGAGCGGCGGACGCCACTTCGCCTCCATCGAGGTCGGCCTCTCCGACGGCATCGCCGTCGACGTCGATGGCCGCGTGTGGTCGTCCGCGGGCGACGGCGTGCACGTCTACTCCTCCAGCGGCGAAGAGCTGCTCTTCATCCCGGTTCCCGAAGTCGTCGCCAACCTGTGCTTCGGCGGAGACGACGGTGACGAGCTCTTCATCGCGGCGACGGCGAGCCTCTACCGGATCCGCACGACGACCCGCGAGGCCCGCTTCCTGTGA
- a CDS encoding tyrosine-type recombinase/integrase: MNAPTTFPTKREAQDHIAGVRADRMRGTYRDHRAGLQPFGPYATEWAANGGTRGRLAAKTQVLYEDLLAGPLAGLHDRALSAITPADVRAWYTRTRKTLQKAVKNRPGATGEARLRQAYSLLRTILNAAVKDRLISENPCQIEGAGQVNDPERPYLSPEHLATIVEAMPEKWHLPIRVAYGAHLRVGELEALQRGDYANGALRVERQRIYVRGQGTITPTKTGEARTVVLPPSIAAEVEAYLASTTGFPKSPLFPRRDGQAITSNALGHAWRKAARGVGLGQFHVHDLRHASLTAAAQAGGTTRELMARAGHRTARAALIYQHAAEERSAVLAAAMDALPGGAISRTTGTSMARPGLEAVLRLELTADGNPL; encoded by the coding sequence ATGAACGCGCCCACCACCTTCCCCACGAAGCGCGAAGCCCAGGACCACATCGCCGGAGTCCGCGCGGACCGCATGCGCGGCACCTACCGGGACCACCGCGCCGGGCTCCAGCCCTTCGGCCCCTACGCCACGGAGTGGGCGGCCAACGGCGGCACCCGCGGGCGGCTCGCCGCGAAGACCCAGGTGCTCTACGAGGACCTGCTCGCCGGGCCCCTCGCCGGGCTCCACGACCGCGCCCTGTCCGCCATCACCCCCGCGGACGTGCGCGCCTGGTACACCCGCACCCGGAAGACGCTCCAGAAGGCCGTGAAGAACCGCCCCGGTGCCACCGGAGAGGCCCGCCTCCGCCAGGCGTACAGCCTCCTCCGCACCATCCTCAACGCCGCCGTCAAGGACCGGCTCATCAGCGAGAATCCTTGCCAGATCGAGGGGGCCGGGCAGGTCAACGACCCCGAGCGCCCGTACCTCTCGCCGGAGCACCTGGCCACCATCGTGGAGGCCATGCCGGAGAAGTGGCACCTGCCCATCCGGGTGGCCTACGGCGCGCATCTCCGCGTCGGGGAGTTGGAAGCGCTCCAGCGGGGCGACTACGCGAACGGGGCCCTACGGGTGGAGCGCCAGCGCATCTACGTCCGCGGGCAGGGCACCATCACGCCCACGAAGACGGGGGAGGCGCGCACCGTGGTGCTCCCGCCCAGCATCGCCGCGGAGGTTGAGGCCTACCTGGCCAGCACGACAGGATTCCCCAAGTCGCCGCTGTTCCCCCGCCGGGACGGCCAGGCCATCACCAGCAACGCCCTCGGGCACGCCTGGCGGAAAGCGGCCCGCGGCGTCGGCCTGGGACAGTTCCACGTGCACGACCTCCGGCACGCCAGCCTCACCGCGGCCGCCCAGGCCGGTGGCACCACGCGGGAACTCATGGCCCGCGCCGGGCACCGCACCGCACGCGCGGCGCTCATCTACCAGCACGCCGCGGAGGAGCGGAGCGCGGTCCTCGCGGCGGCCATGGATGCCCTGCCTGGAGGGGCGATTTCGCGCACTACTGGCACGTCTATGGCACGGCCGGGCCTGGAGGCGGTCCTCCGGCTGGAACTTACGGCCGATGGAAACCCGCTGTGA
- a CDS encoding FAD-dependent oxidoreductase produces the protein MTLLDLTPRSVLTDRLATLPVVIIGAGPIGLAAAANLAERGIDFVVLEAGDRPASSVRLWGHTRLFSPWRHLIDPASRRLLDAAGWVPPLDEGRAPSGQELVDEYLQPLAELDAIRTRIRYGTRVTAVARQGMDRTRTAGREATPFLLRVTTDAGEVKEMTGRAVIDASGTYTTPNPLASSGLAPIGDAVDRILHALPDVMGADRAKFSGRHTTVVGAGHSAANTLIALAELARTEPGTRVTWLIRNASAVRVSSSADDELADRARLGSRVDQLVEAGVIEKVDSFEIVAVERRDGGIRLRGTRRGEPAAHDTDLVVGATGFRPDVDMLREIRVQLDDIVEAPVRLAPLIDPNVHSCGTVAPHGFDELRHPESGFFLVGMKSYGRAPTFLLATGYEQVRSVVAWLDGDMRAATEVRLTLPATGVCSTDSGGCC, from the coding sequence ATGACTCTGCTCGATCTGACGCCCCGTTCGGTCCTGACCGATCGCCTCGCGACGCTGCCCGTGGTGATCATCGGCGCCGGTCCCATCGGACTTGCCGCGGCGGCGAACCTGGCCGAGCGGGGCATCGACTTCGTGGTGCTGGAAGCCGGCGACCGGCCGGCATCCTCGGTGCGCCTGTGGGGGCACACCCGACTGTTCTCGCCCTGGCGGCACCTGATCGATCCCGCATCCAGACGTCTTCTGGACGCGGCCGGGTGGGTTCCACCGCTCGATGAGGGCCGCGCGCCGAGCGGCCAGGAGCTGGTCGACGAATACCTGCAGCCGCTCGCCGAGCTCGACGCGATCCGCACCCGCATCCGATACGGCACTCGTGTGACGGCGGTGGCCCGCCAGGGCATGGATCGCACCCGCACCGCAGGCCGGGAGGCGACGCCGTTCCTGCTGCGCGTCACGACGGATGCCGGAGAAGTGAAGGAGATGACCGGTCGGGCGGTGATCGACGCCTCCGGTACCTACACGACCCCCAATCCGTTGGCCTCGTCCGGGCTGGCGCCGATCGGTGACGCCGTCGATCGCATCCTGCACGCGCTGCCCGACGTTATGGGCGCCGACCGTGCGAAGTTCTCGGGCCGCCACACCACCGTCGTGGGTGCCGGGCACTCCGCGGCGAACACCTTGATCGCGCTGGCAGAGCTGGCGAGGACCGAGCCGGGTACCCGCGTGACCTGGTTGATCCGCAACGCATCCGCCGTGCGCGTGTCCTCCTCGGCCGACGACGAGCTGGCCGACCGTGCGCGTCTCGGCTCGCGCGTCGATCAGCTCGTGGAAGCCGGTGTCATCGAGAAGGTCGACTCCTTCGAGATCGTCGCCGTCGAGCGCCGGGATGGCGGCATCCGACTCCGCGGCACGCGGCGAGGCGAGCCGGCCGCCCACGACACGGATCTGGTCGTGGGGGCGACGGGCTTCCGGCCGGATGTGGACATGCTCCGAGAGATCCGGGTGCAGCTGGACGACATCGTCGAGGCGCCGGTCCGGCTGGCCCCGCTGATCGATCCGAACGTGCACTCCTGCGGAACCGTCGCCCCGCACGGATTCGACGAACTGCGGCATCCCGAGTCCGGGTTCTTCCTGGTGGGGATGAAGTCCTACGGTCGTGCGCCGACGTTCCTGCTCGCCACCGGATACGAGCAGGTCCGGTCGGTGGTCGCCTGGCTGGACGGCGACATGCGCGCCGCGACGGAGGTTCGGCTCACGCTCCCGGCGACCGGAGTGTGCTCCACGGACTCCGGCGGATGCTGCTGA
- a CDS encoding SDR family oxidoreductase, translated as MHVLVTGGTGHSGSHIIPELLSAGHQVTGLVRSDEGAAAVTALGATARRGDLRDLDDLRQAASESDGVIHVAHRQDLLPVGGMDAVAAAEIEVMNAYRDALAGTGKPLVAAGSIGSPGHLGRAATEADAALPADDEHSGTLRMRNTVESTVIGFAEQGVRSSVVRMANIAHSTVDQHGFLPTLIALAKEKGFAGYPGDGSNLWNAIHIRDVARIYRLALEKGEAGRYWHAVADGEVPLRSLAEAIGERTGVPALSIPLDELMVPGYFGFLANIVTNSYPASNLITRRDLGWEPLEPGLFDGLDNGNYFPAR; from the coding sequence ATGCATGTACTCGTCACTGGCGGCACCGGCCATTCCGGTTCGCACATCATCCCCGAACTCCTCTCCGCCGGCCACCAGGTCACCGGCCTCGTCCGATCCGACGAGGGCGCAGCGGCTGTCACCGCGCTCGGCGCCACGGCCCGCCGTGGCGACCTTCGCGACCTCGACGATCTCCGGCAGGCCGCATCCGAGTCCGATGGCGTCATCCACGTCGCCCACCGCCAGGACCTGCTGCCCGTAGGCGGGATGGATGCCGTGGCCGCCGCGGAGATCGAGGTCATGAACGCCTACCGCGATGCCCTCGCAGGCACCGGCAAGCCCTTGGTCGCGGCCGGCAGCATCGGCTCCCCCGGGCACCTGGGGCGCGCGGCGACGGAGGCCGACGCGGCACTGCCCGCCGACGACGAGCACAGCGGAACGCTGCGGATGCGCAACACCGTGGAGTCCACCGTGATCGGCTTCGCCGAGCAGGGCGTGCGCTCCTCGGTCGTGCGGATGGCGAACATCGCGCACAGCACCGTCGATCAGCACGGCTTCCTGCCGACGTTGATCGCGCTCGCGAAGGAGAAGGGCTTCGCAGGCTATCCCGGAGACGGCTCGAACCTCTGGAACGCGATCCACATCCGCGACGTCGCCCGCATCTACCGACTGGCGCTCGAGAAGGGCGAAGCGGGCAGGTACTGGCACGCGGTCGCCGATGGTGAGGTTCCGCTGCGCTCACTGGCCGAGGCCATCGGCGAGCGCACCGGCGTCCCCGCGCTGAGCATTCCGCTCGACGAGCTGATGGTGCCCGGCTACTTCGGGTTCCTCGCCAACATCGTCACGAACAGCTATCCGGCATCCAACCTCATCACCCGTCGCGACCTCGGCTGGGAGCCGCTTGAGCCAGGCCTGTTCGACGGCCTCGACAACGGCAACTACTTCCCCGCACGTTGA
- a CDS encoding transposase family protein produces MSAAYSTIPHEEVAALPVAPVPALPADVDLEEYALGDSPRPRRRAKRLDRLTRRAEAFILHRTGVDMATIAQRMDVHPKTVQRWIREEVQRIPEEEAEAIRALELARLDAILVPQMRLALAGDGYAVDRVLKIMERRARYLGLDGAKPGGFEQVGALLDRLVLGMDGQP; encoded by the coding sequence ATGAGCGCCGCCTACAGCACCATCCCGCACGAGGAGGTCGCGGCTCTGCCCGTCGCCCCGGTGCCCGCCCTGCCCGCCGACGTGGACCTGGAGGAGTACGCCCTCGGGGACTCCCCGCGGCCGCGCCGCCGTGCGAAGCGCCTGGACCGGCTGACCCGCCGCGCTGAGGCGTTCATCCTGCACCGCACCGGGGTGGACATGGCCACCATCGCCCAGCGGATGGACGTGCACCCCAAGACGGTCCAGCGGTGGATTCGGGAGGAGGTCCAGCGCATCCCCGAGGAGGAGGCGGAGGCCATCCGCGCCCTCGAACTGGCACGCCTGGACGCGATCCTGGTGCCGCAGATGCGCCTGGCGCTCGCCGGGGACGGCTACGCGGTGGACCGTGTGCTGAAGATCATGGAACGCCGCGCCCGCTACCTCGGCCTGGACGGCGCGAAGCCGGGCGGATTCGAGCAGGTCGGGGCGCTCCTCGACCGGCTGGTGCTCGGGATGGACGGCCAGCCGTGA
- a CDS encoding helix-turn-helix domain-containing protein encodes MTSTTAPSASAATLARIRENPPAFLKVPDVATLLECHPSNVYKMVANGALPVQRFGKAIRISTAAFLAFIDGEA; translated from the coding sequence ATGACTTCCACCACAGCACCGAGCGCCAGCGCCGCCACCCTGGCACGCATCCGCGAGAACCCGCCCGCGTTCCTGAAGGTCCCGGACGTGGCGACCCTCCTGGAGTGCCACCCCAGCAACGTCTACAAGATGGTGGCCAACGGCGCGCTCCCCGTTCAGCGGTTCGGCAAGGCCATCCGCATCAGCACGGCCGCGTTCCTTGCATTCATCGACGGCGAGGCCTGA
- a CDS encoding NADPH-dependent F420 reductase, with product MSSITIIGTGGMAAAIAGRASAAGHTIQVLSRSTASAEAFADQLGINATIGAHGTVPTGDLVVLAVPYSVAAPVVDAYGDALAGKVIIDITNPYSPEPGVLVTPDGSSGAQELSRLLPAGTTVVKAFNTVVGQVLARGGSRDTFVASDDAAAKQRVSEFIATLGLRPLDVGGLAMARNLEATGSLLIGLAQNGLGNFDFALNVDAG from the coding sequence ATGAGCAGCATCACTATCATCGGAACCGGCGGCATGGCCGCCGCGATCGCCGGACGCGCCTCCGCGGCCGGGCACACCATCCAGGTCCTCAGCCGCAGCACCGCAAGCGCCGAGGCGTTCGCGGACCAGTTAGGGATCAACGCGACCATCGGCGCGCACGGCACCGTGCCGACCGGAGATCTCGTCGTCCTGGCCGTACCGTACTCCGTCGCCGCACCGGTCGTCGACGCGTACGGCGACGCACTCGCCGGAAAGGTGATCATCGACATCACCAACCCGTACTCCCCCGAGCCCGGGGTTCTGGTCACCCCCGACGGGAGCTCCGGCGCTCAGGAGCTCAGCAGGCTGCTGCCTGCCGGGACGACCGTCGTGAAGGCGTTCAACACCGTGGTCGGCCAGGTGCTGGCCCGGGGCGGAAGCCGTGACACGTTCGTGGCCTCTGACGATGCCGCCGCCAAGCAGCGCGTCTCGGAGTTCATCGCGACCCTCGGCCTGCGTCCCCTCGACGTCGGCGGACTGGCGATGGCACGCAATCTCGAAGCGACCGGCTCGCTGCTGATCGGCCTGGCGCAGAACGGCCTCGGCAACTTCGACTTCGCGCTCAACGTCGA